A part of Deinococcus aerolatus genomic DNA contains:
- a CDS encoding fimbrial assembly protein: MVEINLLPQQYRKQSVPSAWRYATYALIPLTVAAILIPEVVTATRVGDLNREIDALNGEIVALTPAKQEFDTLTAEARTLEQVTAIAEQLRAGKTYWTNDLAAFTAQLPGDSSLAVTSLTIRNMDAGNLSSLQQTGIYMGKAVTREIDLSGTATSQQAVVNFLKLYEDSPNFGVNFKSLQSASASGPEQSGTAGAAQQYTFTASVGVVGGVPAGADTETVAPAVQPAPAAPAQGVGSVN, encoded by the coding sequence GTGGTTGAGATCAACCTGCTTCCGCAGCAGTACCGCAAGCAGTCGGTGCCCAGCGCGTGGCGCTACGCCACCTACGCCCTGATCCCGCTGACGGTGGCCGCCATCCTGATTCCCGAGGTGGTCACGGCCACCCGCGTGGGCGACCTGAACCGCGAGATCGACGCCCTGAACGGCGAGATCGTGGCGCTGACCCCGGCCAAGCAGGAATTCGACACGCTGACGGCCGAGGCGCGGACGCTGGAGCAGGTCACGGCCATCGCCGAGCAGCTCAGGGCAGGCAAGACCTACTGGACCAATGATCTGGCGGCGTTCACTGCCCAGCTGCCCGGCGACAGCAGCCTGGCCGTCACGTCGCTGACCATTCGCAACATGGACGCCGGCAATCTCAGCTCGCTGCAGCAGACCGGCATCTACATGGGCAAGGCCGTGACGCGCGAGATCGATCTGAGCGGCACGGCCACCAGCCAGCAGGCCGTGGTGAACTTTCTGAAACTCTACGAGGACAGTCCCAATTTCGGCGTCAACTTCAAATCCCTCCAGAGCGCGTCGGCCAGCGGCCCGGAGCAGAGCGGGACTGCCGGAGCGGCGCAGCAGTACACCTTCACGGCCAGCGTCGGGGTTGTGGGGGGTGTACCAGCAGGAGCGGATACGGAAACGGTGGCCCCGGCGGTGCAGCCAGCGCCCGCCGCACCGGCACAAGGAGTGGGCAGTGTTAACTAA
- a CDS encoding type IV pilus inner membrane component PilO produces MLTKLSPRNLFLIVMAACLLLLALWFVLRFQPRQQQITDLQGQVEPLQTRVTVMRPAAQALPALRERVAELRTDQQEFLTALPSTANFGSVLDGLRRTTAASGATLNTFAVSGGAATELPGGVRPIGLNVGVRGTFSQMFETLRTLETAGRFTTVNNVALQLPAASSFDPQLEGTLGLTVYTFDPAQASAAAAVGENPQAPAAPDAPDAAPGGTQ; encoded by the coding sequence GTGTTAACTAAACTCTCTCCCAGAAACCTGTTCCTGATCGTGATGGCGGCCTGCCTGCTGCTGCTGGCGCTATGGTTTGTGCTGCGTTTTCAGCCGCGGCAGCAGCAGATCACAGACCTGCAGGGCCAGGTCGAGCCGCTGCAGACACGCGTGACGGTCATGCGGCCGGCTGCCCAGGCCCTGCCCGCGCTGCGTGAACGCGTCGCCGAGCTGCGTACGGATCAGCAGGAATTCCTGACGGCCCTGCCCAGCACCGCCAATTTCGGCTCGGTGCTGGACGGACTGCGGCGCACCACGGCTGCCAGCGGGGCCACCCTGAACACCTTTGCGGTGTCGGGCGGCGCGGCCACAGAGCTGCCCGGCGGCGTGCGTCCCATCGGCCTGAACGTGGGCGTTCGCGGCACGTTCTCCCAGATGTTCGAGACCCTGCGGACCCTGGAAACCGCCGGTCGGTTCACCACCGTCAACAACGTGGCGCTGCAACTGCCGGCCGCCAGCAGCTTCGATCCCCAGCTGGAGGGCACCCTGGGTCTGACCGTCTATACCTTCGATCCGGCCCAGGCCAGCGCTGCGGCAGCTGTCGGCGAGAACCCACAGGCCCCGGCGGCCCCGGACGCCCCAGACGCCGCCCCAGGAGGAACCCAGTGA
- a CDS encoding secretin N-terminal domain-containing protein encodes MKNRYALLLTAALGMAAAQTAAAQTIPATPGGAPSRPAASAASAQSIVSDPQLSGAQVTFEVRRAGSDLASMLIALATSAGYEIIIEPSVDAVLQANSVGGPAAAGAATGAGSALTYAFKNKPFNEVWPLVLDIYGLSYETLGIGGKTVLRVGIKPLQKIVKLPASLSAADTERQLKLSFGSLRKITSSQTNAAPAGATAAGPQTSATTTEASQEEIVLDSPTMRIVAEPASNSVIIRGTNQEVAQVERLLGQIIAAQASGPAVVRPAPIPNVQRVYSVNGRQEDVVALLGKQYPGLNVTPVGSTGQVVVSGPEDQLTDAFKLLAQVDRPASAAPDPKSAVQVYFARGKSEDVSKFLAAQYPGLKVTPIGTTERLVISGPQDQLSAALALLGQVDQAAPVAASTVQRVFTLANASAEEVKATLEGTLARDVTPNTLTPNATLINPVTGQPYTSGALANAPLQPQPSGTAAMDGAATATAQPVTIIADKRTNTVIVRGTSAQVEQVAQLIPQLDQKVPQINVQVRIQEITESAGRSLGIDWKLGFGGFTVSAGSGGLGAAFNPTQSLLGFNLGATLNTLQNQGLSKSVYDGAVTMQSGQRSLGSAGQTQNASSDAAATIKSGGRLELNIPSAAANVPGIQKQIDYGVNLDFYNPQVAPDGSITMRVRGQVNDLTTAITASTVPNLLQFTNSEAQTTLTFKSGETLLLSGLLKTKETRNNDGVPFLSSLPVIGGLFGKESTRKEQTQLLVVITGNIVK; translated from the coding sequence ATGAAGAACCGTTACGCCCTCCTGCTGACTGCCGCGCTCGGCATGGCCGCCGCGCAGACCGCCGCCGCCCAGACCATTCCCGCCACGCCTGGAGGCGCCCCATCCCGGCCCGCCGCCAGCGCGGCCTCCGCGCAGTCCATCGTCTCTGACCCGCAGCTCTCGGGGGCACAGGTTACCTTCGAGGTCCGGCGGGCCGGCAGCGACCTGGCCTCCATGCTGATCGCCCTGGCCACCAGCGCCGGCTACGAGATCATCATCGAACCGTCGGTGGACGCGGTACTGCAGGCCAACAGTGTCGGAGGTCCCGCCGCGGCCGGCGCAGCAACCGGTGCAGGCAGCGCCCTGACCTACGCCTTCAAGAACAAGCCCTTTAACGAGGTCTGGCCGCTGGTGCTCGATATCTACGGCCTGAGCTACGAAACGCTGGGCATCGGCGGTAAGACCGTGCTGCGGGTGGGCATCAAGCCCCTGCAGAAGATCGTCAAGCTGCCGGCCAGCCTGAGTGCGGCCGACACCGAGCGCCAGCTGAAGCTGTCCTTCGGCAGCCTGCGCAAGATCACCAGCAGCCAGACCAACGCCGCTCCGGCGGGAGCCACAGCCGCCGGGCCGCAGACGAGCGCCACCACCACCGAGGCCAGCCAGGAGGAGATCGTTCTGGACTCGCCCACCATGCGCATCGTCGCGGAGCCGGCCTCCAACAGCGTGATTATCCGGGGCACCAACCAGGAGGTCGCCCAGGTCGAGCGGCTCCTCGGCCAGATCATTGCGGCGCAGGCGTCGGGCCCCGCCGTGGTCAGGCCGGCCCCGATCCCCAACGTGCAGCGCGTCTACAGCGTCAATGGGCGTCAGGAAGACGTGGTGGCCCTGCTGGGCAAGCAGTATCCCGGACTGAACGTCACGCCAGTGGGCAGCACTGGACAGGTGGTGGTCAGCGGTCCCGAGGACCAGCTGACGGACGCGTTCAAGCTGCTCGCGCAGGTGGACCGCCCCGCCAGCGCTGCCCCGGACCCCAAGTCGGCGGTGCAGGTCTACTTCGCCAGGGGCAAGTCGGAGGACGTCAGCAAGTTTCTGGCCGCGCAGTATCCCGGCCTGAAGGTCACGCCCATCGGCACCACCGAGCGGCTGGTGATCAGCGGCCCACAGGACCAGCTGAGCGCCGCGCTGGCCCTGCTGGGACAGGTGGATCAGGCTGCGCCGGTGGCTGCCAGCACCGTGCAGCGCGTTTTCACGCTGGCCAACGCCAGCGCCGAGGAGGTCAAGGCCACCCTGGAAGGCACCCTGGCGCGCGACGTGACCCCAAACACGCTGACCCCCAACGCCACCCTGATCAACCCGGTCACGGGGCAGCCCTACACCAGCGGTGCCCTGGCCAATGCGCCGCTGCAACCCCAGCCCTCCGGCACAGCCGCGATGGACGGTGCGGCCACCGCCACAGCGCAGCCCGTCACCATCATTGCCGACAAGCGCACCAATACCGTGATCGTGCGCGGCACTTCCGCACAGGTTGAGCAGGTGGCCCAGCTGATTCCTCAACTGGACCAGAAGGTGCCGCAGATCAACGTGCAGGTCCGCATCCAGGAAATCACCGAGTCGGCAGGCCGCAGTCTGGGCATCGACTGGAAGCTGGGCTTCGGGGGCTTCACGGTCTCGGCGGGCAGCGGCGGCCTGGGCGCGGCCTTCAATCCCACCCAGAGTCTGCTGGGCTTCAACCTGGGCGCCACCCTGAACACCCTGCAAAACCAGGGCCTGTCCAAGAGCGTCTACGACGGTGCGGTCACCATGCAGAGCGGCCAGCGCTCGCTGGGCAGCGCGGGCCAGACGCAAAACGCCTCATCGGACGCGGCGGCCACCATCAAGTCCGGCGGACGGCTGGAGCTCAACATTCCCTCGGCGGCGGCCAACGTTCCCGGCATTCAGAAGCAGATCGATTACGGCGTCAATCTGGACTTCTATAACCCCCAGGTGGCCCCCGACGGCTCAATCACCATGCGCGTGCGCGGCCAGGTCAACGATCTGACCACCGCCATCACCGCCTCCACAGTGCCCAACCTGCTGCAGTTCACCAACAGCGAGGCCCAGACCACCTTGACCTTCAAGAGCGGTGAGACGCTGCTCCTGAGCGGCCTGCTGAAGACCAAGGAAACCCGCAACAACGACGGCGTGCCGTTCCTGTCCAGCCTGCCTGTGATCGGCGGCCTGTTCGGCAAGGAATCCACCCGCAAGGAACAGACCCAGCTGCTGGTGGTCATCACCGGAAACATCGTCAAGTAG
- the aroC gene encoding chorismate synthase: MRYLTAGESHGPQLTAIIEGVPSGLPLGKGDIDPWLRRRQGGYGRGRRMVIETDEAAILSGVRAGRTTGAPIALVIENRDHRNWTEIMSPEPGGEPRRKALTDARPGHADLTGGIKYRHKDLRDVLERASARETAARVAVGSVALKLLEELGIQGANYVSSLAGIETKGDFSWANLEAIEDSDLRTPDADAAERMRERIDAAKKDGDTLGGILEVRFRGLPVGLGSFVHWDRKLDGRIAQACLSVQAMKGVEIGRAFDNALKAGSGVHDAIHYRGGTYARATNGAGGLEAGMTNGEELVVRVAMKPIATLMKPLPTVNVVSHEASDAARERSDTTAVPAAGVILQCVIGLVIADAIQEKFGGDTLAELQERVAASHAYATTY; encoded by the coding sequence ATGAGGTATCTGACCGCTGGAGAATCGCACGGGCCACAACTGACGGCCATCATCGAGGGGGTGCCGTCGGGCCTGCCGCTGGGCAAGGGGGACATCGACCCGTGGCTGCGGCGGCGGCAGGGGGGGTATGGACGCGGGCGGCGCATGGTCATCGAGACTGATGAGGCGGCCATTCTCAGCGGCGTGCGGGCCGGGCGGACCACCGGCGCGCCGATTGCACTGGTGATCGAGAACAGGGACCACCGCAACTGGACCGAGATCATGTCGCCGGAACCGGGCGGCGAGCCGCGCAGGAAGGCACTGACCGACGCCCGCCCCGGCCACGCGGACCTGACCGGCGGCATCAAATACCGCCACAAGGACCTGCGCGACGTGCTGGAACGCGCCAGCGCCCGCGAGACGGCGGCGCGGGTGGCCGTGGGCAGCGTCGCCCTGAAACTGCTGGAGGAACTGGGCATCCAGGGCGCGAATTACGTGTCCAGTCTCGCGGGCATCGAGACAAAAGGGGACTTCAGCTGGGCCAACCTGGAGGCCATTGAGGACAGTGACCTGCGGACCCCCGATGCCGACGCCGCCGAACGGATGCGCGAGCGGATCGACGCGGCCAAGAAGGACGGCGACACGCTGGGCGGCATTCTGGAAGTGCGCTTCCGGGGCCTGCCGGTGGGCCTGGGCAGCTTCGTCCACTGGGACCGCAAGCTCGACGGGCGCATCGCCCAGGCCTGCCTGAGCGTGCAGGCCATGAAGGGCGTGGAGATCGGCCGGGCCTTCGACAACGCCCTGAAGGCCGGCAGCGGCGTCCACGACGCCATCCACTACCGGGGCGGCACCTACGCCCGCGCCACCAACGGCGCGGGCGGCCTGGAAGCGGGCATGACCAACGGCGAGGAACTGGTGGTCAGGGTGGCGATGAAGCCGATTGCCACCCTGATGAAGCCGCTGCCCACCGTCAACGTCGTCTCGCACGAGGCGTCAGACGCGGCCCGTGAGCGCAGTGACACCACCGCCGTCCCCGCCGCCGGGGTCATTCTGCAGTGCGTGATCGGCCTCGTGATTGCCGACGCCATTCAGGAGAAGTTCGGCGGCGACACCCTGGCCGAATTGCAGGAACGGGTGGCGGCCTCACATGCCTACGCCACGACGTACTGA
- a CDS encoding shikimate kinase, producing the protein MDLGLTEPGEAAPLPPAHDGPPTDLPGCVERELQALLAEPAEPPDRAFVTPLTGESSRLSPMWGTGLIERPVDWVALAGFMGTGKSRVGWELSRALALHFVDTDKLITRVVGKSIPEVFEQEGESYFRSCEAEVVHRVSRLDHAVISLGGGTFIHEANRRTLLERGPVVVLWATPETVYQRTKHSDRPLLRAEDPLGRIRSLMDEREGVYREGTIHVHSDGRPSEEIVEEIIERLWNWSDAAHAWAEAPEALADRAAD; encoded by the coding sequence ATGGACCTGGGTCTGACCGAGCCGGGAGAGGCCGCGCCGCTGCCTCCTGCCCACGACGGCCCGCCGACAGACCTGCCGGGATGCGTGGAGCGGGAGCTTCAGGCCCTGCTGGCAGAGCCGGCGGAACCTCCAGACCGTGCCTTTGTTACCCCGCTCACAGGCGAGTCCTCTAGACTGTCCCCCATGTGGGGTACGGGCCTGATTGAACGCCCAGTCGACTGGGTGGCGCTGGCTGGCTTCATGGGGACTGGAAAGAGCCGCGTGGGCTGGGAACTGTCGCGCGCCCTGGCGCTGCACTTCGTGGACACCGACAAGCTGATCACGCGGGTGGTGGGCAAGAGCATCCCCGAGGTCTTCGAGCAGGAGGGCGAGAGCTATTTCCGCTCCTGCGAGGCCGAGGTGGTCCACCGCGTCTCCCGGCTGGACCACGCCGTGATCAGCCTGGGCGGCGGCACCTTCATTCACGAGGCCAACCGGCGCACGCTGCTGGAGCGCGGCCCGGTGGTGGTGTTGTGGGCCACGCCCGAAACCGTGTACCAGCGCACCAAGCACAGTGACCGCCCGCTGCTGCGTGCCGAGGACCCCCTGGGCCGCATCCGCAGCCTGATGGACGAGCGCGAGGGTGTGTACCGCGAGGGGACTATTCACGTCCACAGCGACGGGCGGCCCTCCGAGGAGATTGTGGAGGAGATCATCGAGCGGCTGTGGAACTGGTCTGACGCCGCCCACGCCTGGGCCGAGGCTCCGGAAGCGCTGGCGGACCGTGCGGCGGATTGA
- the aroB gene encoding 3-dehydroquinate synthase yields the protein MRRIEVGGTPPYGVEVGAGLLSQLQIPQRHVALIYPADLPRQFVEAVQASLSPTVTIEVPARDDCKTLGVLGGVLSMLAAANIPRDGAVVGLGGGAATDLAGFAAASYLRGVAFYTLPTTLLGMVDAAVGGKTGINLPEGKNLVGAFHPPKAVWCDTDTLATLPDAVFREGAAEAYKHGLIADASLLARVLSPEFRPGGVNLEATLADAIAVKAGVVTRDLTEQGERAYLNFGHTLAHALEAVTDHAVTHGDAVGYGMHYAAVLSREMGGADLTPHTLAFLAWQRPAPLPPLTFEAVMPYMARDKKADAGGVRFVLLHGLARPYLTRVPEDLLRKAFQEWQGTVGDPH from the coding sequence GTGCGGCGGATTGAGGTTGGCGGGACGCCGCCGTATGGGGTGGAGGTGGGTGCGGGATTGCTGTCCCAGTTGCAAATCCCGCAACGCCACGTCGCCCTGATCTATCCGGCGGACCTGCCCCGGCAGTTTGTGGAGGCGGTGCAGGCCAGCCTCTCCCCCACCGTCACCATCGAGGTGCCCGCCCGCGACGACTGCAAGACGCTGGGGGTGCTGGGCGGCGTCCTGTCAATGCTGGCCGCCGCCAACATTCCCCGCGACGGCGCGGTGGTGGGGCTGGGCGGCGGCGCGGCCACCGATCTGGCGGGTTTTGCGGCGGCCAGTTACCTGCGCGGCGTGGCGTTCTACACGCTGCCCACCACGCTGCTGGGCATGGTGGACGCAGCGGTGGGCGGCAAAACCGGCATCAACCTGCCGGAGGGCAAAAATCTGGTCGGCGCTTTTCATCCCCCGAAGGCGGTGTGGTGCGACACCGACACGCTGGCCACGCTGCCAGACGCCGTGTTCCGAGAGGGCGCCGCAGAGGCGTACAAGCACGGGCTGATCGCTGACGCCAGTCTGCTGGCGCGGGTCCTTTCGCCGGAGTTCAGGCCCGGCGGCGTGAATCTTGAAGCCACCTTAGCCGACGCGATTGCCGTCAAGGCCGGAGTCGTGACCCGTGACCTGACCGAGCAGGGCGAGCGGGCATACCTGAACTTCGGTCACACCCTGGCGCACGCGCTGGAGGCGGTCACGGACCACGCGGTCACGCACGGCGACGCGGTGGGCTACGGCATGCACTACGCCGCCGTGCTGTCGCGCGAAATGGGCGGCGCGGACCTGACGCCGCACACGCTGGCCTTCCTGGCGTGGCAACGGCCCGCGCCGCTGCCCCCGCTGACCTTTGAGGCCGTGATGCCCTACATGGCCCGCGACAAGAAGGCCGACGCCGGGGGCGTGCGTTTCGTGCTGCTGCATGGTCTGGCGCGTCCCTATCTGACGCGGGTGCCGGAAGACCTCCTGCGGAAGGCGTTCCAGGAATGGCAGGGAACGGTGGGCGACCCACACTGA
- the aroQ gene encoding type II 3-dehydroquinate dehydratase has protein sequence MLLILNGPNLNRLGLREPGVYGSQTIEDLERQCEAWGAELGEAVTCRQSNYEGQLLEWIQEAQEQGFAGIVINPGALTHYSYALRDAIAGQPLPVVEVHISNVDAREEFRHRSVTAAVCRGKISGLGFLGYRLAMEYLTEGTGT, from the coding sequence ATGCTGCTGATCCTCAACGGCCCCAACCTCAACCGCCTGGGCCTGCGCGAACCGGGCGTGTACGGCTCGCAGACCATCGAGGACCTGGAACGCCAGTGCGAGGCCTGGGGCGCGGAACTGGGTGAGGCCGTCACCTGCCGCCAGAGCAACTACGAGGGCCAGCTGCTGGAATGGATTCAGGAGGCGCAGGAGCAGGGCTTTGCCGGTATCGTGATCAATCCCGGTGCACTGACCCACTACAGCTACGCCCTGCGCGACGCCATCGCCGGGCAGCCGCTGCCGGTGGTGGAGGTGCACATCAGCAACGTGGACGCCCGCGAGGAATTCCGGCACCGGTCGGTGACGGCAGCCGTGTGCCGGGGCAAGATCAGCGGCCTGGGCTTCTTAGGGTACCGCCTTGCCATGGAGTACCTGACCGAGGGGACAGGCACGTGA
- a CDS encoding alpha/beta hydrolase — protein sequence MSWQPYAAQPDSTVTGTLLQWEGVGDTNHAARTILAWLPPFYAAQPDRRYPVVYFHDGQNVFDAATSYNTSEWGADETLTALAAEGLDAIAIGIPNGDERRYHEYSPVRHPGFPPEVAGGGGGDDYLSFLIDTVKPLVDDHLRTRPDAAHTSLIGSSMGGLISLHALLTRPEIFGGAGVMSPAFWACDGEAFGRVRNRPPITGRVWLDIGGKEGTDHPEQQQAYWDDAHAMRDLLLETGLGERLRFQADPEGIHRETAWKARLPNALRFLLGS from the coding sequence GTGAGCTGGCAGCCCTACGCCGCGCAGCCGGACAGCACCGTGACCGGGACGCTGCTGCAGTGGGAGGGGGTGGGCGACACCAACCACGCCGCCCGCACGATTCTGGCCTGGCTGCCGCCCTTCTACGCAGCGCAGCCGGACAGGCGCTACCCGGTGGTCTACTTTCACGACGGCCAGAATGTGTTCGACGCGGCCACCAGCTACAACACCAGCGAGTGGGGCGCCGACGAGACGCTGACCGCGCTGGCGGCAGAGGGGCTGGACGCCATTGCCATCGGCATTCCCAACGGGGACGAGCGGCGCTATCACGAGTACAGCCCGGTGCGCCACCCCGGATTTCCACCGGAAGTGGCGGGCGGCGGGGGCGGAGACGATTACCTCAGCTTTCTGATCGACACGGTCAAGCCGCTGGTGGACGACCACCTGCGAACCCGGCCGGACGCCGCCCACACATCGCTGATCGGCTCCAGCATGGGCGGCCTGATCAGCCTGCATGCCCTGCTGACCCGCCCCGAGATCTTCGGCGGCGCGGGCGTGATGAGCCCCGCCTTCTGGGCCTGCGACGGCGAGGCGTTCGGGCGCGTGCGGAACAGGCCGCCCATCACAGGCCGGGTCTGGCTGGACATCGGCGGCAAGGAAGGCACCGATCACCCGGAACAGCAGCAGGCGTACTGGGACGACGCCCACGCCATGCGCGATCTGCTGCTGGAAACGGGTCTGGGCGAACGGCTGCGCTTTCAGGCAGACCCGGAAGGCATTCACCGCGAGACCGCCTGGAAGGCGCGGCTGCCGAATGCCCTGCGGTTCCTGCTGGGCAGTTAA
- a CDS encoding reverse transcriptase-like protein, giving the protein MNHAYVDASWHELPDGSGVGGWGLVLRTPGSLPQRFQGQLDAPDNNAAELRAVLEAVRLAPGHESLSVFTDNQAVIAAVSRGRGGGHLAELAREVMDEAEARGVNLRVGYVPRTRRHMLSAHALANDARRGGGTPSLELTQADVLIEQRPALSEARVSLRRSGERVTAHVTLDPLSDVPPSAQALLAAVELAQPGESLLVRRASKVAQALWQRPERALRPAAHARLLSARQSAEASGVQVEFLGVG; this is encoded by the coding sequence GTGAATCACGCTTACGTGGATGCCAGCTGGCATGAACTGCCCGACGGTTCCGGCGTGGGCGGCTGGGGGCTGGTGCTGCGGACACCCGGCAGCCTGCCGCAACGGTTCCAGGGCCAGCTGGACGCTCCCGATAACAACGCTGCGGAACTGCGTGCCGTGCTGGAAGCCGTGCGGCTGGCCCCGGGCCATGAATCTCTGAGCGTATTTACCGACAACCAGGCGGTGATCGCCGCCGTCTCACGCGGGCGGGGGGGCGGCCACCTGGCCGAACTGGCCCGCGAGGTGATGGACGAGGCCGAGGCCCGCGGGGTGAACCTGCGGGTGGGTTACGTGCCGCGCACCCGGCGGCACATGCTCTCGGCACACGCCCTGGCCAACGACGCGCGGCGCGGGGGCGGCACACCCAGTCTGGAGCTGACCCAGGCCGACGTGCTGATCGAGCAGCGCCCGGCCCTGTCTGAGGCCCGCGTGAGCCTGCGCCGCAGCGGCGAGCGGGTCACGGCGCACGTGACCCTCGATCCACTGTCGGACGTGCCGCCCAGCGCCCAGGCCCTGCTGGCCGCAGTGGAGCTGGCCCAGCCCGGCGAATCGCTGCTGGTGCGCCGCGCCAGCAAGGTGGCGCAGGCCCTGTGGCAGCGCCCCGAACGTGCCCTGCGCCCCGCCGCCCATGCCCGGCTGCTCAGCGCCCGGCAGTCGGCGGAGGCCTCGGGGGTGCAGGTGGAGTTCCTGGGGGTGGGCTAG
- the glgX gene encoding glycogen debranching protein GlgX, with the protein MPTTEKPATTVRMRPGTPYPLGATWDGKGTNFALYSENASGVELCLFDDAGQETRYGLTEQTAFVWHGYLPNIAPGQKYGYRVHGEYAPERGLRFNPNVVLLDPYAKALSGTEEFDEGVFGYVPGGEDTVMQTEDQRGAPLGVVIDPVFNWVGDSKPNIPFHQSVIYEAHVKGLTMTHPDIPEALRGTYAGVATEPMLTYLKDLGITAIEFLPVHQHLDDPFLLDKGLTNYWGYSTLSFFAPDVRYSAEARKGNPSGAVAEFKNMVRALHDAGIEVILDVVYNHTAEGNHMGPTLSFKGIDNPTYYRLVAEDPRFYFDYTGTGNSLNVRHPQTLQLIMDSLRYWVTEMRVDGFRFDLASTLARGLHEVDQLSGFFTIIHQDPIISQVKLIAEPWDVGEGGYQVGNFPVNWAEWNGIYRDDIRAFWKGEGGLASEIGYRLTGSSDLYQNDGRAPYASINFVTAHDGFTLRDSVTYEQKHNDANGEGNNDGHNHNISWNCGVEGETEDAAINALRSQQQRNFLATLLLGQGTPMLLGGDELGRTQGGNNNAYCQDNEISWYDWANVDEALLAFTRKVIALRKAHPSLHRRKFFSGRNIRGEEVRDVVWLRFDGQEMTDADWNNNQTQSLGLFLDGDGLDDVDAEGNPLHDDDLLLLLSSSYVDLPFRLPDLDSCDTWQLLLDTTDDAAEEQIRTGEETTLKARSVKLYRCVRG; encoded by the coding sequence ATGCCAACCACCGAAAAGCCTGCCACCACCGTTCGAATGCGTCCCGGCACCCCCTATCCGTTGGGGGCCACCTGGGACGGCAAGGGCACCAATTTTGCGCTGTACAGCGAGAATGCCAGCGGCGTGGAGCTGTGCCTGTTCGATGACGCGGGCCAGGAAACCCGGTACGGGCTGACCGAGCAGACTGCCTTCGTGTGGCACGGCTACCTGCCCAATATCGCGCCGGGGCAGAAGTACGGCTACCGCGTCCACGGCGAGTACGCCCCCGAACGCGGCCTGCGGTTCAACCCCAATGTGGTCCTGCTGGATCCCTACGCCAAGGCCCTGAGCGGCACCGAGGAGTTCGACGAGGGCGTGTTCGGCTACGTGCCGGGCGGCGAGGACACGGTGATGCAGACCGAGGACCAGCGCGGCGCGCCGCTGGGCGTCGTGATCGATCCGGTGTTCAACTGGGTGGGCGACAGCAAGCCCAACATCCCCTTTCACCAGTCGGTGATCTACGAGGCCCACGTCAAGGGCCTGACCATGACCCATCCGGACATTCCCGAGGCGCTGCGCGGCACCTATGCGGGCGTGGCCACCGAGCCGATGCTGACCTACCTCAAGGATCTGGGCATCACCGCCATCGAGTTTCTGCCGGTGCACCAGCATCTGGACGATCCCTTCTTGCTGGATAAGGGGCTGACCAACTACTGGGGCTACAGCACGCTGTCCTTCTTTGCGCCGGACGTGCGCTACTCCGCCGAGGCCCGCAAGGGTAACCCCTCGGGCGCGGTGGCCGAGTTCAAGAACATGGTGCGCGCCCTGCATGACGCCGGCATCGAGGTGATTCTGGACGTGGTGTACAACCACACCGCCGAAGGCAACCACATGGGGCCGACGCTGAGCTTCAAGGGCATCGACAACCCCACCTACTACCGGCTGGTGGCCGAGGATCCGCGCTTCTACTTCGACTACACCGGCACCGGCAACAGCCTGAACGTGCGCCATCCACAGACGCTGCAACTGATCATGGACAGCCTGCGCTACTGGGTCACCGAGATGCGCGTGGACGGCTTCCGCTTCGATCTGGCCTCCACGCTGGCACGCGGCCTGCACGAGGTTGATCAGCTCTCGGGCTTCTTCACCATCATTCACCAGGACCCGATCATCAGTCAGGTCAAGCTGATCGCCGAGCCGTGGGACGTGGGCGAGGGCGGCTATCAGGTGGGCAACTTCCCGGTCAACTGGGCCGAGTGGAACGGCATCTACCGCGACGACATACGCGCCTTCTGGAAGGGCGAGGGCGGGCTGGCTTCCGAGATCGGCTACCGCCTGACCGGGAGCAGTGACCTGTACCAGAACGACGGGCGCGCGCCCTACGCCAGCATCAACTTTGTGACCGCGCACGACGGCTTTACCCTGCGCGACAGCGTGACCTACGAGCAGAAGCACAACGACGCCAACGGCGAGGGCAACAACGACGGCCACAACCACAACATCAGCTGGAACTGCGGTGTGGAGGGCGAGACCGAGGACGCCGCCATCAACGCCCTGCGCTCGCAGCAGCAGCGCAACTTCCTGGCGACGCTACTGCTGGGCCAGGGCACCCCGATGCTGCTGGGCGGCGATGAGCTGGGGCGCACCCAGGGCGGCAACAACAACGCCTACTGCCAGGACAACGAGATCAGCTGGTACGACTGGGCCAATGTGGACGAGGCATTGCTGGCCTTTACCCGGAAGGTGATCGCCCTGCGCAAGGCCCACCCTTCACTGCACCGCCGCAAGTTCTTCAGCGGGCGCAACATTCGCGGTGAGGAAGTGCGCGACGTCGTGTGGCTGCGCTTCGACGGCCAGGAGATGACCGACGCCGACTGGAACAACAACCAGACCCAGAGCCTGGGCCTGTTCCTGGATGGGGACGGCTTGGACGACGTGGACGCCGAGGGCAATCCGTTGCACGACGACGATCTGCTGCTGCTGCTGAGCAGTTCCTACGTGGACCTGCCCTTCCGCCTGCCGGACTTGGACAGCTGCGACACCTGGCAACTATTGCTCGACACCACCGACGACGCAGCTGAGGAGCAGATCAGGACCGGTGAGGAAACCACCCTCAAGGCCCGGAGTGTGAAGCTGTACCGCTGCGTGCGCGGCTAG